TCCTTTTGCTTTTTGTAGGATATGGAACTTGGAACTCTGGGACAAACAGAGGCAAGTATCATTTCCATGATTGCTGTCCTCTCCCTTGGGATTGAACTGTTTGTATGTTTCTGCTGGGATGGGTGCCTTTGGGGGCTCTGGGCTGGCTGCTCCTTCACAGAAGGACTCCTTGGGTGGCTATGTCCCCAGATTGTCTCTGCAACAGAAAATGTCCTTGTTTCTGTGCTTgtttctgtctctgcctctctcctccctggcccgcctctcccaccccctagccatctctctctatctccttcGTTGCAGGCTACGATAACTATGGTTATGGCTATGGCTATGGCCAGGATAACACCACCAACTATGGGTACGGTATGGCCACTTCAAACTCTTGGGAAATGCCTAGCTCTGACACAAACGCAAACCCTAGTGCTGTGGGTAGCACCAGTGCTGATTCCGTTTTGTCCAGAATTAACCAGCGCTTAGATATGGTGCCGCACTTGGAGACAGACATGCTACAAGGAGGCGTGTACGGCTCAGGTGGAGAAAGGTGAGTAGGTGCCTGCTTAGGGGCTGAGGCTCTGCAGGCGCGCTCCTGTCTGCTGCCTGCTGGCTTCTCCCTCTCAACTGCTTCCATGtctgcttcctccctccttcctctgttcCTGGggctttctgctggggtccagtgcACTGACCATATCTGGCTTTGCTCCcctacctctcccctcccctactGGCTGGAGGCCAATCTCTCCCCCAGCTCGTAGGGGAAAGAACAACTTTGGACCCAGCTGATTTTACTGTACCCACCAAATGGCTCTTAGGAGCAGTGTTAAGTGGCCCTTCCTTTTAGAGACAACCATTTGGAGTTTGCATGAGACTGCATCCTACCCGCCGTCAGGGCAGGACAGATGGGATTGAGTATGAAGAGTTAGATGAGCCTTGGGGTTCACCACGGTAGGCTGGGCCATCCCCATATAAAGAACAGGGCAGATGGGGACACTTCCTGGCCACTTTTCAGTACCTGACAGATGTGCACCTGTTGAGCTCGGAAGCGGCCTACAAAGAACTGTCCCTGTCCTCGTTATGCAGGTGGGGACATGAGGCACAGGCAGGTCACACCCTTGCCCGAAGATGCCCAGGAATAGGTGGTAGAACTGGGCCTGGCGCTCAGACTTGCCCTACTCCAGAGCATCATGCTATGGGTATTTGTTACTGTCTGAACTGGTGCAAGTCCAGGAGTTCTTGGGCCCTATCAAGAGGCTTCAGTGAGGAGGACGCACATATTTTTAGTATAAGGTGGAGTGGAGTAGCCTAATGACTCCAGCTGGCAGATGGGGGAGAGCAGAAAGTAGGTAGGGACCTGGCTGGGCACTGGTGGGGTCAAGTGAGAACTCTAGAGCcactgggaggcagagggacTTGCTTGCATGGGCTTTGTAGCAAGTAAAAAGTGTGGGAGGAACCCTAGGCACACCCCCTGCCCTCAACAGCCATGGTACTTGGAGCTGAGGTTGTGTAGCACTGAACACTTGCTGTGCCTGTGAGATCAGGGTGGGTCTGGGCCTGTGGGGCTTTGGTTGCAGCCGAAGTTAGAATGGCTCTCTGCAGTGCCTTGTCAACTCCTGTGGAAGGTTTGGCCGATTGCTGTGTAGGGTCAGTGCCCTAAccaccctcatccccacccctgtcccaggcTCCAGGTTGATGTAATAGAGTATTTTTTTCTAGTCCTTAGGCAAGCTCATTGTTTTTCCTGGGAAACACTCCATTTTGTACCCTTTTTCCTTTTGGGTGGTAAGGGCCTTTGGAGGGTTTGGGGGTTCCCCCAGTCATGAGGGATGAGATCAGCACAGGTTTCTTATTGGCATTATCAGCCCATTGGACAGTTAATGTGCTGGAGGATGTTGGGATGCTCGGCTCTGTTCCTCCCAAGGAGCAGCCTTGGGTGTGTGGCTACGCAGACATGTACATGTGCTTCCAAAGGGTTAAGGGCTATCAGGTGTCTCTGCCCCTCAGGCCCTCCTCCTGTCATCAGTCCTTAGGGTCCCCAGGCTGATGCGTGTCCACATGCAGGCTTGGGAATaccagctgagggacccttcctgtTTCTAGAACTCTGCTCCTGAGAGGCCTTTTACCTGGCATTTCTGAACATTGAGCCCCTCCAGCAGGGTGGGTAGGTGCTGGAGGGAGGTTTGGGGGAAGGCAAAGGCAACGGGACCTGAGGCCCGCCCTGATGCTTGCCACCTGCCTCTGCAGATACGATTCCTACGAGGCCTGTGACTCGAGGGCCGTCCTGAGTGAGCGTGACCTTTACCGGTCGGGCTACGATTATGGCGAACTTGACCCTGAGATGGAAATGGCCTACGAAGGCCAGTACGATGCCTACAGAGACCAGTTTCGCATGCGTGGCGGCGACACCTTTGGCCCAcgggctcagggctgggcccGGGACTCCCGGAGTAGCCGGCCAATGGCCTCAGGCTATGGGCGCATGTGGGAAGACCCCATGGGGGCCCGGGGCCAGTGCATGCCTGGTGCCTCCCGGctgccctccctcttctcccagaACATCATCCCGGAGTATGGCATGTTCCAGGGCATGCGTGGTGGGGGTGCCTTCCCAGGCGGCTCCCGCTTTGGCTTCGGGTTTGGCAATGGCATGAAGCAGATGAGGCGGACCTGGAAGACCTGGACCACAGCTGACTTCCGGGTGAGTAGAGGAGGCCTTCCCTCTTGGCTCTTGAGTGGGTGGAGGAAAGGGCCCGGAGCCATCTACCTTGACCTGGCTCCCTCTTTCTGACCTAGaccaagaagaagaagagaaagcaagGCGGCAGTCCTGATGAGCCAGACAGCAAAGCCTCCCGAACCGACTGCTCAGACAACAGTGACTCGGACAATGGTGAGCCAGGGCActggctgctgcccctgccccctacctcctgccccctgctccaTGGGGCTCCTGGGCTGAGCATGTCTCCTCTTCCAGATGATGGTACCGAGGGAGAAACTGCAGATGGCACTGAAGGTGCAGACGCTGTGGAAAAAGGCTGCAGAGCGGTAAGTGGCTCTGGCCCTGTGTGCTCTGTCTGCAGGGGTGCCAGTGAAGAGTGGGTTGCCTGAGCACCTGAGCCACAGAAGAGGGCTTTCACAGGCCATCCTGAGGCAGTTCTGCACGCAAGCATGATCACCACAGGGAGACAGGGAGCTCTGGTGGAGGGAGCGAGGCTGTGGGGAGGCCTTCCAGCCAGGGACGGAATGAGCCCTCCATGCAAGGGATGTGGGGAGAATGTGAGGCAcctggcccagtgcctggcatgtagcaggGCCTTGCCATTTAGAGCCATTATAAACAACTACATATGCTTGACATTGGATTTTTGACATCGTGTCTTAGGAAGGAGAAGATGAAGAGGGaaaagaggaggggaaggaagatggCAAAGAGGATGCAGACAAGGGTGAGTGTTCTGAGTGGCCTGGGTGTTGGAATGGCTCTCCCAGGCGCTCATGGTGGGAGGCATCCAGCTGAGGGCAGGATTGTGACAGAAACGTGGCCAGCTTGGGCTTTCCCTTGTGGGGTTGGCAGGGGGCTCCTTGTCCTCTGCCCCTTCACACTTTGTCCCTGTTCTTTCCAGACAAAGGCTGTGGGTGGCAATGGGCCCTGCCTAGCACATTGACTTTGACTTCAGGTGGGGGAACAAGAAAAAGTATGGGTGGACCCCAGGcacatcccctgccctggtccctcAGTAACATGAAGTTCAAGTCCTCAGTGGCCAGTGTCTGAGCTAGGACCCTTGGTGCAATTTTTATGGCTCTGGTTTGCGTGTCCTCTCCCTTAGCGCCTCTCCAGCCCCTGTGTTGGGAGTCCGTGTCCCCCCACCCGAGTGATGAGCGCCAGCAGGTACCTAACAGTAAATCCAGCCTCAGCCCACTATTGCCGCAGTGCCcggtgtgggggtgggcagggccatgtGAGCTTTGGGGTCTTTGCCCCTGGGGGCTACACTTCAGCCCCAGCCGCAGCCTCCCTGCATCCCACCACCTAAACCCTCCCCACCAAAACAGCCTCTCTTTGCCTTCCAGCCTCCCTGTGGCCCCCTCTTTGGAGCATGGGTGTCCTGGAGAGTGGTGGGGTCAGCACGTGTCCTTTCCTTTTAAGGCCAAAACCTAGGCCAAAACTGCTCCCTGTCCAGCCCAGGGTACCCACCTACTCGAGGCCAGAGGCCTTGCTCAGGCAGCTGCTCTCAGAATGGACTCGTTGGAGTAAATGTCAGGTGATGCAGCTAGAGGCCACAGGGCCTACCCTCACCTGTTGGAGCCAAGCTGGTAACTATGTCCCTTTGTTCCCATAGGGTCCCTGAATGCCCAGGATGAAAGTGGCCAGACAAAGCACAAGTTACAGGCAGGCAAGAAGAGCCAGGACAAACAGAAGAAGCGGCAGCGAGACCGCATGGTGGAAAGGTAACCACCTTCCCTGCAGCCCTTTGCCTCTGCCTCACAATGGGGctgctaccaggctggcagggccatAGCTCTGCCGCCTCACTGCCCTCTGGCCTCCCTTGGGAGCCTCCACCTGTTCGGCCATGCATGGACCCTGcttcccacccagcccagctcccAAGGCCTGGCTCATCCCCTGTCCCTCTGTGCCCGCCTGGTGACCACTGTCGTCTTTGGCCTGAAACCTGACATTGCTCAGCACCGTTGCCCAGAAGCTCCAGTCCGGAGCGGGAGTCCGGAGGTGCACTGGGGGCATGGTGCCCCTGCGGGAGGGGGCCTGCTCATCAGAGACTCAAGGTCCAAGGTGCCTGTGCCACCACAGCTAGCTGCCAAGAGGCCACCGCCGTTCCCAGAAGAGATGGCAGCACCTGTGGGCTGTGGCAGCctcgggcctgccctctgccctgtcccctggCCCTGTCAGGCCAGGCCTATCTGCGGCTGAGCCCTTCACGCCCCTTGGTCGGGTCTGTCTGCCCTCAGGGCTCCCGTATTGGCgcttgcctcctcctcctccgcctcagACTCTTGCTCTTGCTGGACCTTCCTCAGCCTCGCCGGCACCTGGCCCCTGGGCTCTCCAGAAAAAGCTGACCCCGTGGCCCAGATAAGGACGTCCGGCAGAGGTAGGGACCTGCCCCGAGGCCTCGGTGGCGGCTGGCCTCCTCCGCCCCTTGCCACGGCGGCCtgctccagcccaggccccagaccCTGGGCTTCTGCTGTGAACACCAGGCCCAGACAGAGCACCTCTCTCAGGTGACTCCAGGTTGCCCTCTGGCAGGCCGGGCAGGCGTCCTCCTTCCAGCTCAGACTGGTCTCTTCTTGGAAGAGGAAGATGAGGCAGCAGGCGCCCAGGCCTGCCTGCTTCCCATCCCTCCCGACACCACCCCCAAGCACTCTGAGCAGAGGATGGGCTGGGCCTTTCAGTCCCCCAGACCCCAGGAGGAAGATGCAGCACCTTTTCTGGCCCTGCCTCGGGACTGCGCACTCCACTCTGCACCTCAGGGCCACCTGGCTCACGCCAGAGCATCCTTCCTTCTGGTCCCCAGCTGGGCCAAGTGCACAAGCTCCTGCCCAGCCTTGGTAGAGAGGCCTTCCGGCTACCTTCCAGCGATCCTTGCCTGTTGTAGCAGCTGCTGCCTCAGGCTTCAGCAGGCTTCAGCCTCCTGCCTGTGGGAAGGAAgagctcctcccctgcccccattgCAGTAACTACAGCCTGCAGACTTTCTGTCCCTTCCTACTCCCAGCCCCACTGGTCTTAGCCTGTCCCCCTGCTGGGACTGCACTTCAGAGGCCCGTGAGAAAAGCCTGTTTCAGGGCTTCGGAGCTGGGTTGGGTGAGGCAGCAGCACTGCTCCATGGGACCCTCAAGGCCTCAACCTCTCATTTCCCTCCTGTGGCAGGATCCAGTTTGTGTGTTCACTCTGCAAGTACCGAACCTTCTATGAGGATGAAATGGCCAGCCACCTTGACAGCAAGTTCCACAAGGAGCACTTTAAGTACATAGGCACCAAGCTCCCCAAGCAGACGGCTGACTTTCTGCAGGTGAGCCTGGAAGCAGCACGGCTGCTCCACTCTTCTCAGTCCCCTCAAGACATAGAACAGCCCGCATGAACCTTGTTCTCTCCTCGGTGTCTCCGGCAGGAGTACGTCACCAACAAGACTAAGAAGACAGAGGAGCTCCGAAAAACTGTGGAGGACCTTGATGGTCTGATCCAGCAGATCTATAGAGACCAGGATCTGACACAAGGTGAGGCAGTTCCATCTCACTCCCACCGGCATGGCCTCGGTCTGCCCTCCTCTGGTCATGATTCCCCTCTTTCCCCAGGGACTGTTTGTGAGAACAGCCTCAGGCTCACGTGGAACTTACAGGGTGAAGTGAGGAGCTAGTCTGGTGTTTTTCCCAAACTCCTGGGTTTGTCTTAGGCTCTTGGTACCAGTGGCAActccctcctttttcccctataGAAATTTCCATGGAGCATTTTGTGAAGAAGGTTGAGGCAGCCCACTGTGCAGCCTGTGACCTCTTTATTCCCATGCAGTTTGGGATCATCCAGAAGCATCTTAAGACCATAGATCACAACCGGAATCGCAGGGTGAGTGGCCATCCTGTGGGGAGGTCCTGGGGTTATAACCTGCCTTCTAGTtagggactgcaagagggtgcagggggAAGTTAGACATTTCTGGCCCAGTGCAGTCACGGAGAGGAGTGGGAAATGGAGACTGCTGGAGAAGGTGACATGGTGACATCAGAGCTGGACCTAAAGGAGCAAGTAGGCTATGGAATATGGGGATCTCCATGTATATTGGAGCCAGTGACCAAATTAGGTTCAGAAACCGAGCAGAAGTGTACAGTATACATGTCGCTGGAGGAGGGGTTGGACTTTAGAGGTTCACGAGGGTTGGGCTGAAGGGTCTGGGCTTGCTCCTGTAGGCAGCAAAGTTTGTCATTAAAGGACTAACAGGATTAGAGTTGGTGTTGAACTAGAGACTTCGGGCACCTGATGTGGGAGGAAGGCTGTGTGGCCAATGACGGGCTGCTGCACAGAGATGTGCCTCCACCTTGGGAATGAAGAGAAGGGCAGGATAAAAGTGCTGTGTAAGGAAGCAAACAGGAGGTCAGCATGAGTGAGTGACAAGGAGTCTGGACTATCTCAGATTTCTGGCTTAAGTACTTGGTGGACAGTGGTGCTACCATGATGGGGAGGGCAGTATATGGTACAGGTAAAGGAACATATTTGGTAAGAAATTGAACAAATTCTGTCTTAATTTTTGCAGCGAATgctcagtgcctagcacagaaATCAGAGTAGGTAGGGTTGTCTTTTTTGGTTGAATGGGTGACATGTCAGGTTGGAGGATGCTGTTAGACATCGGGTGGGGTTGGAGGGGACTGTGCAGTAGGGAGAGAGCTAAAAGGACCAGGCCTAGTATATTACAATTGATTGATTTGGGGTATTAAACCACCCTTGCATACTGGGATAAGTTCTGCTTGGTCatagtttatgattttttttatgttaagaatttttgcatctgtatttataagagatattggtctgtgGTTTTTGATGATGTCTTTGATTTTGGTATCAAGGTAATACTGGCCTC
The sequence above is a segment of the Myotis daubentonii chromosome 5, mMyoDau2.1, whole genome shotgun sequence genome. Coding sequences within it:
- the AKAP8L gene encoding A-kinase anchor protein 8-like isoform X1; translation: MSYTGFVQGSETTLQSTYSDSSVQPTCDYGYGTWNSGTNRGYDNYGYGYGYGQDNTTNYGYGMATSNSWEMPSSDTNANPSAVGSTSADSVLSRINQRLDMVPHLETDMLQGGVYGSGGERYDSYEACDSRAVLSERDLYRSGYDYGELDPEMEMAYEGQYDAYRDQFRMRGGDTFGPRAQGWARDSRSSRPMASGYGRMWEDPMGARGQCMPGASRLPSLFSQNIIPEYGMFQGMRGGGAFPGGSRFGFGFGNGMKQMRRTWKTWTTADFRTKKKKRKQGGSPDEPDSKASRTDCSDNSDSDNDDGTEGETADGTEGADAVEKGCRAEGEDEEGKEEGKEDGKEDADKGSLNAQDESGQTKHKLQAGKKSQDKQKKRQRDRMVERIQFVCSLCKYRTFYEDEMASHLDSKFHKEHFKYIGTKLPKQTADFLQEYVTNKTKKTEELRKTVEDLDGLIQQIYRDQDLTQEISMEHFVKKVEAAHCAACDLFIPMQFGIIQKHLKTIDHNRNRRLMMEQSKKSSLMVARSILNNKLISKKLEHYLKGENPFTDSPEEEKEQEEAEGSALGVGPLIEVAGSTESAESTQAQPPVPPEPAPGATSPPPPPPPPEEDEEAVPLLGGALQREIRGIPGLDVEDDDEEGGGGPP
- the AKAP8L gene encoding A-kinase anchor protein 8-like isoform X4; this translates as MSYTGYGTWNSGTNRGYDNYGYGYGYGQDNTTNYGINQRLDMVPHLETDMLQGGVYGSGGERYDSYEACDSRAVLSERDLYRSGYDYGELDPEMEMAYEGQYDAYRDQFRMRGGDTFGPRAQGWARDSRSSRPMASGYGRMWEDPMGARGQCMPGASRLPSLFSQNIIPEYGMFQGMRGGGAFPGGSRFGFGFGNGMKQMRRTWKTWTTADFRTKKKKRKQGGSPDEPDSKASRTDCSDNSDSDNDDGTEGETADGTEGADAVEKGCRAEGEDEEGKEEGKEDGKEDADKGSLNAQDESGQTKHKLQAGKKSQDKQKKRQRDRMVERIQFVCSLCKYRTFYEDEMASHLDSKFHKEHFKYIGTKLPKQTADFLQEYVTNKTKKTEELRKTVEDLDGLIQQIYRDQDLTQEISMEHFVKKVEAAHCAACDLFIPMQFGIIQKHLKTIDHNRNRRLMMEQSKKSSLMVARSILNNKLISKKLEHYLKGENPFTDSPEEEKEQEEAEGSALGVGPLIEVAGSTESAESTQAQPPVPPEPAPGATSPPPPPPPPEEDEEAVPLLGGALQREIRGIPGLDVEDDDEEGGGGPP
- the AKAP8L gene encoding A-kinase anchor protein 8-like isoform X2; protein product: MSYTGYGTWNSGTNRGYDNYGYGYGYGQDNTTNYGYGMATSNSWEMPSSDTNANPSAVGSTSADSVLSRINQRLDMVPHLETDMLQGGVYGSGGERYDSYEACDSRAVLSERDLYRSGYDYGELDPEMEMAYEGQYDAYRDQFRMRGGDTFGPRAQGWARDSRSSRPMASGYGRMWEDPMGARGQCMPGASRLPSLFSQNIIPEYGMFQGMRGGGAFPGGSRFGFGFGNGMKQMRRTWKTWTTADFRTKKKKRKQGGSPDEPDSKASRTDCSDNSDSDNDDGTEGETADGTEGADAVEKGCRAEGEDEEGKEEGKEDGKEDADKGSLNAQDESGQTKHKLQAGKKSQDKQKKRQRDRMVERIQFVCSLCKYRTFYEDEMASHLDSKFHKEHFKYIGTKLPKQTADFLQEYVTNKTKKTEELRKTVEDLDGLIQQIYRDQDLTQEISMEHFVKKVEAAHCAACDLFIPMQFGIIQKHLKTIDHNRNRRLMMEQSKKSSLMVARSILNNKLISKKLEHYLKGENPFTDSPEEEKEQEEAEGSALGVGPLIEVAGSTESAESTQAQPPVPPEPAPGATSPPPPPPPPEEDEEAVPLLGGALQREIRGIPGLDVEDDDEEGGGGPP
- the AKAP8L gene encoding A-kinase anchor protein 8-like isoform X3 produces the protein MSYTGFVQGSETTLQSTYSDSSVQPTCDYGYGTWNSGTNRGYDNYGYGYGYGQDNTTNYGINQRLDMVPHLETDMLQGGVYGSGGERYDSYEACDSRAVLSERDLYRSGYDYGELDPEMEMAYEGQYDAYRDQFRMRGGDTFGPRAQGWARDSRSSRPMASGYGRMWEDPMGARGQCMPGASRLPSLFSQNIIPEYGMFQGMRGGGAFPGGSRFGFGFGNGMKQMRRTWKTWTTADFRTKKKKRKQGGSPDEPDSKASRTDCSDNSDSDNDDGTEGETADGTEGADAVEKGCRAEGEDEEGKEEGKEDGKEDADKGSLNAQDESGQTKHKLQAGKKSQDKQKKRQRDRMVERIQFVCSLCKYRTFYEDEMASHLDSKFHKEHFKYIGTKLPKQTADFLQEYVTNKTKKTEELRKTVEDLDGLIQQIYRDQDLTQEISMEHFVKKVEAAHCAACDLFIPMQFGIIQKHLKTIDHNRNRRLMMEQSKKSSLMVARSILNNKLISKKLEHYLKGENPFTDSPEEEKEQEEAEGSALGVGPLIEVAGSTESAESTQAQPPVPPEPAPGATSPPPPPPPPEEDEEAVPLLGGALQREIRGIPGLDVEDDDEEGGGGPP